The proteins below come from a single Beutenbergia cavernae DSM 12333 genomic window:
- the iolB gene encoding 5-deoxy-glucuronate isomerase — MTDLHLRAGTAARPGWRTWIDPARAGWAYSGLGVTDPAATDVELRLDADEALVLPLSGAATVHVHDGEMYELVGRRDVFAGPSDALYLPRGTTARLTGHVAVATARVADLDESAGRSGPDHSTDGVAYLPASAVGVELRGAGQASRRVQDYTIDAGPAAGVRTRRLLVCEVVTPGGNWSSYPPHKHDAHAEDERELEEIYAFVVADSPAGEPGLAYHRVYGDSPPIDLLAEVRSGDVVLVPHGYHGPSMAAPGYDLYYLNVMAGPVADGRWLAVDDPTHAWVRRTWGDQEPDPRARLEEEVR; from the coding sequence GTGACCGACCTTCACCTGCGTGCCGGCACGGCCGCTCGACCGGGCTGGCGCACGTGGATCGACCCCGCGCGCGCCGGCTGGGCGTACAGCGGCCTCGGCGTCACCGACCCGGCCGCGACGGACGTCGAGCTGCGCCTCGACGCCGACGAGGCGCTCGTGCTCCCGCTGAGCGGCGCCGCGACCGTACATGTGCACGACGGCGAGATGTACGAGCTCGTCGGTCGTCGCGACGTCTTCGCGGGGCCGAGCGACGCGCTCTACCTCCCGCGCGGGACGACGGCGCGTCTGACCGGTCACGTCGCCGTCGCCACCGCGCGCGTCGCCGACCTCGACGAGTCGGCGGGCCGCAGCGGCCCCGACCACTCCACGGACGGCGTCGCCTATCTCCCCGCGAGCGCCGTCGGCGTCGAGCTGCGCGGCGCCGGGCAGGCGTCGCGGCGCGTGCAGGACTACACGATCGACGCCGGCCCGGCCGCCGGCGTCCGGACCCGCCGCCTGCTCGTGTGCGAGGTCGTCACCCCCGGCGGCAACTGGTCCTCCTACCCGCCGCACAAGCACGACGCCCACGCCGAGGACGAGCGCGAGCTCGAGGAGATCTACGCGTTCGTCGTCGCAGACTCGCCCGCGGGCGAGCCCGGGCTCGCCTACCACCGCGTGTACGGAGACTCCCCGCCCATCGACCTGCTCGCAGAGGTACGGTCGGGGGACGTGGTCCTCGTGCCGCACGGCTATCACGGACCGTCGATGGCGGCGCCCGGGTACGACCTGTACTACCTCAACGTCATGGCCGGCCCCGTGGCCGACGGCCGGTGGCTCGCCGTCGACGACCCGACGCACGCGTGGGTGCGGAGGACGTGGGGCGACCAGGAGCCGGACCCGCGCGCACGGCTCGAGGAGGAGGTGCGATGA
- the iolD gene encoding 3D-(3,5/4)-trihydroxycyclohexane-1,2-dione acylhydrolase (decyclizing) has translation MTSPVSGSVRLTVAQALVRFLSVQYSERDGVRQRLVPGCFGIFGHGNVAGVGQALLQHAREYDDGAGSDEPDGLGRPTEPLTYYLARNEQAMVHAAVGFARTRHRLQAMACAASIGPGSTNMLTGAALATIDRIPVLLLPSDTFATRIPDPVLQQLEVPSSPDVSVNDAFRPLSRYWDRITRPEQLIASLPAAMRVLADPAETGAVTLCLPQDVQAEAHLWPVELFRERTWHVARAVPEPAALERAAALVRSARRPLVVAGGGVRYSTASGDLTAFADATGIPVVDTQAGKGAIAWDHPLAAGGVGATGNAAANALAAQADVVIGVGTRYTDFTTASHTVFADPDVRFVNLNVAAFDAAKHSAEMVVADARAGLTALTAALEGYRTSEEYRAEVAERSSAWHEVTEACYHADHGPLPAQTEVFGVLNELMGPDDVLINAAGSMPGDLQALWRASSPEQYHLEYGYSCMGYEIPAALGVKLAAPEREVVAVVGDGGYQMLPTELTTIVSEGLKVVLVVLQNHGFASIGALSESVGSQRFGTRYRMRDEASGALDGGEVPFDVAANAASLGARVVVADGIGEFRSAFSDAAAGDVTTVIVIETDLTGPNPPSSAWWDVPVSEVSTLESTRAAYSEYVRSRAAQRPYL, from the coding sequence ATGACCAGCCCGGTCTCGGGCAGCGTCCGGCTCACCGTCGCCCAGGCGCTCGTCCGCTTCCTGTCGGTGCAGTACAGCGAGCGCGACGGCGTCCGGCAGCGCCTCGTTCCCGGGTGCTTCGGGATCTTCGGGCACGGGAACGTCGCCGGCGTCGGGCAGGCGCTGCTGCAGCACGCGCGCGAGTACGACGACGGCGCGGGCTCGGACGAGCCCGACGGTCTCGGCCGACCCACCGAGCCGCTCACGTACTACCTCGCGCGCAACGAGCAGGCGATGGTGCACGCCGCCGTCGGCTTCGCGCGCACGCGCCACCGCCTCCAGGCCATGGCGTGCGCGGCGTCGATCGGGCCCGGGTCCACGAACATGCTCACGGGCGCGGCGCTCGCGACGATCGACCGGATCCCGGTCCTGCTGCTGCCGTCGGACACGTTCGCCACCCGCATCCCGGACCCGGTGCTGCAGCAGCTCGAGGTGCCGTCCTCGCCCGACGTCTCCGTGAACGACGCGTTCCGCCCGCTCTCCCGGTACTGGGACCGGATCACGCGCCCCGAGCAGCTGATCGCGAGCCTGCCGGCCGCGATGCGGGTGCTCGCGGACCCGGCCGAGACCGGCGCCGTCACGCTCTGCCTGCCGCAGGACGTCCAGGCGGAGGCGCACCTCTGGCCGGTCGAGCTGTTCCGGGAGCGCACGTGGCACGTGGCCCGCGCGGTGCCGGAGCCGGCGGCGCTGGAGCGGGCCGCGGCCCTCGTCCGCTCCGCGCGCCGCCCGCTCGTCGTCGCCGGCGGCGGCGTGCGGTACTCGACGGCGTCCGGTGACCTCACCGCGTTCGCCGACGCCACCGGGATCCCGGTCGTCGACACGCAGGCGGGCAAGGGCGCGATCGCCTGGGACCACCCGCTCGCCGCCGGCGGCGTGGGAGCCACCGGCAACGCCGCCGCGAACGCGCTCGCCGCACAGGCCGACGTCGTCATCGGCGTCGGCACGCGGTACACCGACTTCACGACGGCGAGCCACACCGTGTTCGCCGACCCCGACGTGCGCTTCGTCAACCTCAACGTCGCCGCGTTCGACGCCGCGAAGCACTCCGCCGAGATGGTCGTGGCCGACGCGCGGGCCGGGCTGACCGCCCTGACCGCGGCGCTCGAGGGCTACCGCACGAGCGAGGAGTACCGCGCCGAGGTCGCCGAGCGGTCCTCCGCGTGGCACGAGGTCACCGAGGCCTGCTACCACGCCGACCACGGGCCGCTCCCGGCGCAGACCGAGGTGTTCGGGGTGCTCAACGAGCTCATGGGTCCCGACGACGTGCTCATCAACGCCGCCGGCTCGATGCCGGGGGACCTGCAGGCCCTGTGGCGGGCCTCGTCGCCGGAGCAGTACCACCTCGAGTACGGGTACTCGTGCATGGGGTACGAGATCCCCGCCGCTCTCGGCGTCAAGCTCGCCGCCCCCGAGCGCGAGGTCGTCGCCGTCGTCGGCGACGGCGGCTACCAGATGCTCCCGACCGAGCTCACGACGATCGTGTCGGAGGGGCTCAAGGTGGTGCTGGTGGTGCTGCAGAACCACGGCTTCGCCTCGATCGGTGCGCTGTCGGAGTCGGTCGGGTCGCAGCGGTTCGGCACGCGCTACCGGATGCGCGACGAGGCCTCGGGAGCTCTGGACGGCGGCGAGGTGCCGTTCGACGTCGCCGCCAACGCCGCGAGCCTCGGCGCGCGCGTCGTCGTCGCGGACGGGATCGGGGAGTTCCGGTCCGCCTTCTCGGACGCCGCCGCCGGCGACGTCACGACCGTCATCGTCATCGAGACGGACCTGACCGGCCCGAACCCGCCGTCGTCGGCGTGGTGGGACGTGCCCGTCAGCGAGGTCTCGACGCTCGAGAGCACGCGCGCCGCGTACTCCGAGTACGTGCGGTCCCGGGCGGCCCAACGGCCGTACCTGTGA
- a CDS encoding CoA-acylating methylmalonate-semialdehyde dehydrogenase, whose protein sequence is MTTIGHWIDGKPYSPAAEKTSPVYDPARGEVVAQLAHATPGEVDEAVGAASRAFEDWSQVSLAKRSSILFGFRELLVAHTDELARIVSREHGKVISDAKGEIGRGLEVVEFASGIPQLLKGEYSPQAATGIDVYSFRQPLGVAVGITPFNFPAMVPLWMAPLAIACGNTFVLKPSERDPSASLFLAQLWADAGLPDGVFNVVQGDKVAVDALLTHDDVAAVSFVGSTPIARYIHATATEHGKRVQALGGAKNHAVVLGDADLDNAAENLTAAAFGAAGERCMAISVAVVEDSVADALVERLATKARAVRVRPGSDPDADMGPVITPAAKERIERLIGSAEDDGATLVVDGRGHVVDGHEDGFFVGPTVIDHVQPEHEAYREEIFGPVIDVVRVTGLEEAVDVINTNPYGNGTAIFTSSGEAARTFQRDVTVGMIGINVPIPVPVAYHSFGGWKDSLFGSSHIYGPEGVAFYTQAKVVTQRWPRTRELADRASFHFSGDSTK, encoded by the coding sequence ATGACCACCATCGGACACTGGATCGACGGCAAGCCGTACTCGCCCGCCGCCGAGAAGACGTCCCCCGTGTACGACCCCGCCCGCGGCGAGGTCGTCGCCCAGCTCGCCCACGCGACACCCGGGGAGGTCGACGAGGCCGTCGGCGCCGCGTCGCGTGCCTTCGAGGACTGGTCGCAGGTGTCGCTCGCGAAGCGCTCGTCGATCCTGTTCGGCTTCCGCGAGCTCCTCGTCGCCCACACCGACGAGCTGGCCCGGATCGTCAGCCGCGAGCACGGCAAGGTCATCTCCGACGCCAAGGGCGAGATCGGGCGCGGCCTCGAGGTCGTCGAGTTCGCCTCCGGCATCCCGCAGCTGCTCAAGGGCGAGTACTCGCCGCAGGCGGCCACCGGGATCGACGTGTACTCGTTCCGGCAGCCGCTCGGCGTCGCCGTGGGCATCACGCCGTTCAACTTCCCCGCCATGGTGCCGCTGTGGATGGCACCTCTCGCGATCGCGTGCGGCAACACGTTCGTGCTCAAGCCGTCCGAACGGGACCCGTCCGCCAGCCTGTTCCTGGCCCAGCTGTGGGCGGACGCCGGGCTGCCCGACGGCGTGTTCAACGTCGTCCAGGGCGACAAGGTCGCCGTCGACGCGCTGCTCACGCACGACGACGTCGCCGCCGTCTCGTTCGTGGGGTCGACGCCGATCGCTCGGTACATCCACGCGACCGCCACCGAGCACGGCAAGCGGGTCCAGGCGCTCGGCGGGGCGAAGAACCACGCGGTCGTGCTCGGCGACGCCGATCTCGACAACGCCGCGGAGAACCTCACCGCCGCCGCGTTCGGCGCGGCCGGGGAGCGGTGCATGGCGATCTCGGTGGCGGTGGTCGAGGACTCCGTCGCCGACGCGCTCGTGGAACGCCTCGCGACCAAGGCGCGGGCGGTCCGCGTGCGGCCCGGCTCGGACCCGGACGCGGACATGGGTCCTGTCATCACGCCGGCGGCGAAGGAGCGCATCGAGCGGCTCATCGGCTCTGCCGAGGACGACGGCGCCACGCTCGTCGTCGACGGGCGCGGGCACGTGGTCGACGGGCACGAGGACGGGTTCTTCGTCGGCCCGACGGTCATCGACCACGTCCAGCCCGAGCACGAGGCGTACCGCGAGGAGATCTTCGGGCCCGTCATCGACGTCGTCCGCGTGACCGGCCTCGAGGAGGCGGTCGACGTCATCAACACCAACCCGTACGGGAACGGCACGGCGATCTTCACGAGCTCCGGCGAGGCGGCGCGCACGTTCCAGCGGGACGTGACGGTCGGCATGATCGGCATCAACGTGCCGATCCCCGTGCCCGTGGCCTACCACTCGTTCGGCGGCTGGAAGGACTCGCTGTTCGGGTCCAGCCACATCTACGGCCCCGAGGGCGTCGCCTTCTACACCCAGGCCAAGGTCGTGACGCAGCGCTGGCCCCGCACCCGTGAGCTCGCCGACCGCGCGTCGTTCCACTTCTCCGGCGACTCCACGAAGTAG
- a CDS encoding TIM barrel protein — protein MCPDQWGVWFPDDEQQIPWERALDEMAEAGFSVMETGPFGYFPTDPDRLAAEMAARGFRVVAGTGWGILHQADAWPQTEERFRAIAATHAAVGAEYLVHLPPLFRDDKTGEMIDERELSPSAWALYVENANRLGRLLLDDYGLRMVLHPHGDSHIETPEEIARIFDATDPAYVNFCLDTGHVIYGQGDPIGMISEYPERIAYVHIKAFDPELVRQAHSEDWPFGEAVARGVSVAPPAGEPDMRALVSALAGLDKDLYVITEQDLYPVEASVPLPNAIATRRFLAECGLGLPGPTA, from the coding sequence GTGTGCCCGGACCAGTGGGGGGTCTGGTTCCCGGACGACGAGCAGCAGATCCCCTGGGAGCGGGCGCTGGACGAGATGGCCGAGGCGGGCTTCTCCGTGATGGAGACCGGCCCGTTCGGGTACTTCCCGACGGACCCGGACCGGCTGGCGGCGGAGATGGCGGCGCGAGGGTTCCGGGTCGTGGCCGGGACGGGGTGGGGGATCCTGCACCAGGCCGACGCCTGGCCCCAGACGGAGGAGCGCTTCCGGGCGATCGCTGCGACGCACGCAGCCGTCGGCGCCGAGTACCTCGTGCACCTGCCGCCCCTGTTCCGGGACGACAAGACGGGCGAGATGATCGACGAGCGGGAGCTCTCGCCGTCGGCGTGGGCGCTGTACGTCGAGAACGCGAACCGGCTCGGGCGCCTGCTGCTGGACGACTACGGGCTGCGGATGGTGTTGCACCCGCACGGCGACAGCCACATCGAGACGCCCGAGGAGATCGCGCGCATCTTCGACGCGACGGACCCCGCGTACGTCAACTTCTGCCTGGACACCGGTCACGTCATCTACGGGCAGGGCGACCCGATCGGGATGATCTCGGAGTATCCGGAGCGCATCGCGTACGTGCACATCAAGGCGTTCGACCCGGAGCTCGTGCGCCAGGCGCACTCCGAGGACTGGCCGTTCGGGGAGGCCGTCGCGCGCGGCGTCTCGGTGGCGCCGCCGGCGGGCGAGCCGGACATGCGGGCTCTCGTCTCGGCGCTCGCGGGCCTCGACAAGGACCTGTACGTCATCACGGAGCAGGACCTCTACCCGGTCGAGGCGTCCGTGCCGCTGCCGAACGCGATCGCCACCCGCCGGTTCCTCGCCGAGTGCGGCCTCGGTCTGCCCGGGCCGACGGCATGA
- a CDS encoding Gfo/Idh/MocA family protein has product MTVRIGVVGPGGMGRAHIDRITGELAGGAVVAVHDIDEVNARRVAEPIGAKVFGSATELVASDAVDAVLVASDGTAHLEPVLAAVAAGKPVLCEKPLAPTAAECEQVMAAEVAAGRRLVTIGFMRRFDASYLAMKAVLDGGELGEALLVHCRHRNPSAREAYRATMAITDTAIHEIDAMRWLLGEEIARVRVDVGKSTRNRFGHQIDPLTLLLETISGVRVDVEVFVNARYGYDVQCELVLETGVVSLGDQSVVSRRDASGARHRITSDHNDRFHAAFNAEVQHWISAVAAGGGAAGDGAGGAASASASTAWDGYAAAVVCDAGVRSLAAVLGGEDDGAGRVDAGGWVPVSLAQRPALYA; this is encoded by the coding sequence ATGACCGTCCGCATCGGCGTCGTCGGGCCCGGGGGGATGGGCCGGGCGCACATCGACCGGATCACGGGTGAGCTGGCGGGCGGCGCCGTCGTCGCCGTCCACGACATCGACGAGGTCAACGCGCGCCGCGTGGCGGAACCGATCGGGGCGAAGGTGTTCGGCAGCGCGACGGAGCTGGTGGCCTCGGACGCCGTCGACGCCGTGCTCGTGGCCAGCGACGGGACGGCGCACCTCGAGCCGGTGCTCGCCGCCGTCGCCGCGGGCAAGCCCGTGCTGTGCGAGAAGCCGCTCGCGCCGACCGCGGCGGAGTGCGAGCAGGTGATGGCCGCGGAGGTGGCTGCCGGACGACGGCTCGTGACCATCGGCTTCATGCGGCGCTTCGACGCGTCGTACCTGGCGATGAAGGCGGTGCTCGACGGCGGCGAGCTGGGTGAGGCGCTGCTCGTGCACTGCCGGCACCGCAACCCGTCCGCGCGCGAGGCGTACCGGGCGACGATGGCGATCACCGACACCGCGATCCACGAGATCGACGCGATGCGCTGGCTGCTGGGGGAGGAGATCGCCAGGGTCCGCGTCGACGTCGGGAAGAGCACGCGGAACCGCTTCGGCCACCAGATCGACCCGCTGACGCTGCTGCTCGAGACGATCTCCGGGGTGCGGGTCGACGTCGAGGTCTTCGTCAACGCCCGGTACGGGTACGACGTGCAGTGCGAGCTCGTGCTCGAGACCGGTGTCGTGTCGCTGGGCGACCAGTCGGTCGTGTCGCGGCGCGACGCGTCAGGCGCCCGGCACCGCATCACGTCCGACCACAACGACCGGTTCCACGCCGCGTTCAACGCCGAGGTGCAGCACTGGATCTCCGCCGTCGCGGCGGGTGGTGGCGCCGCCGGTGACGGCGCGGGTGGTGCGGCGTCGGCGTCGGCCTCGACGGCGTGGGACGGGTACGCGGCCGCCGTCGTCTGCGACGCCGGCGTGCGCTCCCTGGCCGCGGTGCTCGGCGGCGAGGACGACGGCGCCGGCCGCGTGGACGCCGGCGGTTGGGTCCCGGTGTCCCTCGCCCAGCGCCCCGCCCTCTACGCCTGA
- a CDS encoding phosphoglyceromutase, with protein MTYTLVLLRHGESEWNAKNLFTGWVDVPLSEKGTAEAIRGGQLLVEAGVLPDVVHTSLLRRAISTANLALDAADRHWIPVHRSWRLNERHYGALQGKDKRQIRDEFGEEQFMTWRRSYDVPPPEIELGSQFSQDGDPRYAGEPIPRTEALKNVLERALPYWNSEITPDLAEGKTVLVAAHGNSLRAIVKHLDGVDDATIAGLNIPTGIPLVYELDDNFEPVTTGGRYLDPAAAAEAIAAVANQGK; from the coding sequence ATGACCTACACCCTGGTGCTGCTCCGCCACGGCGAGAGCGAGTGGAACGCGAAGAACCTCTTCACCGGCTGGGTGGACGTGCCGCTGTCGGAGAAGGGCACCGCCGAGGCGATCCGCGGTGGACAGCTCCTCGTCGAGGCGGGCGTGCTGCCCGACGTCGTCCACACCTCCCTGCTGCGTCGTGCGATCTCGACGGCGAACCTCGCCCTCGACGCCGCCGACCGGCACTGGATCCCAGTGCACCGCTCGTGGCGCCTCAACGAGCGGCACTACGGAGCGCTGCAGGGCAAGGACAAGAGGCAGATCCGCGACGAGTTCGGCGAGGAGCAGTTCATGACCTGGCGCCGCTCGTACGACGTGCCGCCGCCGGAGATCGAGCTCGGCTCCCAGTTCTCGCAGGACGGCGACCCGCGCTACGCGGGCGAGCCGATCCCGCGCACCGAGGCGCTGAAGAACGTGCTCGAACGGGCGCTGCCGTACTGGAACTCGGAGATCACGCCCGACCTCGCCGAGGGCAAGACCGTGCTGGTCGCCGCTCACGGCAACTCGCTGCGCGCGATCGTCAAGCACCTCGACGGCGTCGACGACGCCACGATCGCCGGGCTCAACATCCCGACGGGCATCCCGCTCGTGTACGAGCTCGACGACAACTTCGAGCCGGTCACCACGGGCGGTCGCTACCTCGACCCGGCCGCGGCCGCGGAGGCGATCGCGGCGGTCGCGAACCAGGGGAAGTAG